A region of the Chroicocephalus ridibundus chromosome 1, bChrRid1.1, whole genome shotgun sequence genome:
cactgatGGGATTTTGGATCACAACAATGACAGGGAAATGAGACCAGGAGTACCCTTCTCTCCCCtgatatttctctttttattcctgGATAGTCAGTCTCCTGTCCTTGAGATATCTGAGTTACCTTGTGAATGAGTTGAAACATGGCCCTTTATTCTAAGTTTGACTTTCCTTCTTCTTCGTGTTTGCAGCAAACTATCACAGAGGGATAAACTTCTGTCCCTGGGCCGTAAGAAATTCAACATGGACCCTGCAAAGGTAGGATTTGCTCCTTCCATTTATGAGGAGAAAGCTGGGAGGAAGAACTTCTGTTGGTTACTGGTCCACTTGCAGCCACCCATGTCGAAGGAACTACAGCATGGGACTGTGTGGCTGGTTTCCTACCTCACTAAGGCTCCAGTTTATAGCACCCTCCTTTCAGTTCCTGAATAAGGTCTTCTGATATGATCAAGCTGTGTTGCCTCTCCACTTCATGAGCCTATAGGCCATCCCATCAGGTGCAACCcaaaattaagagaaataaagggaagatgGTTTAACACTGCCAATGTGTCAAGGAGCCTTCAACCCAGTGCTCCTTCAGCCCAGCTCTTCTTGCCTGTGAGAGGCTAAGAATTGGCCATAGTGTGGTGGAGGACGCAGGAAGTAAGAAGAAGGTGAGGTATTCAAGAGTGTGTCAGGGTTCTTGGCTCATTTAGAACAGAAGAGGACAAGCTGCCTCTGTAATTTTGGAAGTAGTTTTGGTTTTGATAGTACTGGTTGGATTGTGGAGTGAATCCAGGTTTTCCACTTTCTGGGACTCTGACCAATGGGGTACAGACTCCATAGCCTTCAGCCCTCTGCAGAAAGCTCTAAAATCCTCATGATCAAGTACAGAAGATGTGAGAAAgacagttttttcttccttcctcctcactgGTGCACCATTTTTTTGAGCTCTGTAAGGAAAACCACAAGCTGCGATTGAACGGTTGCTCATTGTCAGTTAACCACCACAGCTAGCATCTTGGGTAGCTGCTGGTCTGAGTGACAACTTTTCatgcctcctcctctgctgtgctgagaGATTCAAGATGTCTTTTCCCCAGTGTCCGCACCAGAGCTGGAATGCTTGCCAGTCCCCTGGACATCCCTCTGCCAGTGGGAGCTGTCTCAGACCAGTGATATCAATACTTACAGCCTGCGTGAGAGCAGGTTTCCTTTTGTCTTTCCATCTGACCTTGGTTTGAAGCCCCAGAGACAtgtctgtgccatgctgtgcagAAATACCTGAACTAGTTCTGACCCCAAATCAGTTTAGCTTCGTTAGTTCAATGCTGATCAGCCTGGTCTAAATGTTATACTGTGCGCCTGTATTGTTTTTACTTTAGAATAAGCACATGCAAATCTCTGTTTATTGCTTCCCTTTTGCCATATGCCATAGGCTGACACGGGCTGCAATGCAAGGAACTTTCTTTGCCCTCCTTGCTAAGGTGATACTTCTTCCATGCAGTGCTGATACTTTAAATGTGTTCCTACCACCAAGATCTCAGGGCAAATTCCTGAGGCTAGAGGAGGTAGGCGTTAGGAAGGCGGCTGAACAAAACCTTTTgggagaaacattttcttctggaaaatggaGCTACATCATCACTGCAATGCTTTGCAAAATTAAATTGATCTTACCGAAATTccatctggggaaaaagaaaggaaaatagtgtGGAAAAATCTCACAAAcatttcaatttcttcttttgaaactgctttttctttgggGCATTTTAGAAATAGTTTCTTATATATTACAAGGCAAAGTGAATTGATTCTGTTGAAGTGAACATTTTGATGGATCTAAAACAATTTTCATTCCTTTATTGTATTTTGTGAGGAGAATTGCAATGTGGTCTGGAGAGTTGCAGTGTTTTTAGATATTGCTAAGAATCTGAACAAAACCTCAACTTTCTGTGACTTCGAAAATCATGAAATTCCCTCTAAAGTAGAGTGTTGACTCTTTGCACGGCCCAACTCAGACCGTCTATATTCCATAAAAAGCATACTCCACCCTTACTGGCTGGGGAGGATGGAGCTGAAAAGATTGCAGACTTCTCTGTTCTGTGGCGTAGAAGATAATTTGGGGCTGTCTCAAGCCCATATTTTTGTCTGAGCATATTTTTtgattttgtctctttttaaacaaacatttttctctttaagttaatttagaaaaaaattacatttagaaaGAGAACGCTGAGATATTTTgattgaaaatattaaaatgaactaCTGTGCCTTAAATCTACTTGCTTTTTGGACTTTTAACCTACATCGCCCTTTTTCGTTAGCTTGAGTTTCTGCCCCAGTGAAACATTTATGCAAATCTAGGGACAAAATGGAAGTGGGACTGACACACCGCGGTAGATGAAGAGGGACAGAACAAGGTGGGGGAACATGGCTGTGGTCTTCCATGAAGGGAGGGGCTCAGGAGTAACAGAGGAAGAAACGTCATCAACGCCAAGGAAGGCTGATATCAGGGTGTTGAGGTTCTACTTTCTTATCTGGCCACACAGCTGTCTTACTTCACTGTcttgcttctccttccccaggggaTCCAGTACCTGATTGAGCACCAGGTACTGTCCTCAGACCTGCAGGAGATCGCCAAATTCCTCCACAAGGGTGAAGGCCTGAACAAGACAGCCATTGGGGATTACCTGGGTGGGAGGTAAGCAACGCAGACAGGATGAGGAggtcctgtccagcctggcccCTCTCAACTACCATTTTAGATGACCCCTGGCAGACCTCAGTCAGGTGCCAAGACTGAACACACCTCAAACTGAAGTGGGCTGGGTGGGCAGTACACTCCGGGGAGGGGGCCCTTTGGAGTGTGGCTAAGGCTGGCCATATGGGCTACCTGTCTGTAATGGGGTCAGTCTTCCCAGACAAGAGTGCGCATCTTGGCTTCTTATTGGTCAGAGGGGAAGTGGAGGCTGGGATGGAGCCAGGTGCATGTCATCACATTAAGGGGCATCCAAACTGAGGAGGATCAAAGCTCTCTTCTgaccttttccccctctcctctcccagggaCCCCACAAACATTCAGATCCTCCAAGCCTTTGTGGCATGTCATCAGTTTGCCAACCTCAACCTGGTGCAGGCACTCAGGTGAGTGAGCATGCAGAATgcaggggatggagcaggagccTGCTCAGCCACTGGGTCTTACCACCCAGGAAGGTTGTGAAGACCTACTGGGCCAAAATGAGGCTTCCCAAGGCCCTGCTGTGTGTGTTGGCCCCAAGACCGTTGCTCTGTGAGGTGTTAGCACCTTTTCTTGGGGGAATTCTTTCACGGAGTTCTTGGGGAACTCTGCATACGGCCACTCCTTGTCTGTACTGGCCATATGCAGAGAAGATGGGGAAAGCAATGTGAGTCATCATGGCTTGATTACTTAGGGGGATGGGGCAAGTCATTTCCTGCACCAGGAAACATGTCTGTCCACAGTGCCCATCATGTCAGTGACAAAGTGACTCTGTCTTAGGGCATCTTGTTTTCTTATAGGTCAGCCCTCTGGCAGGACTTTCTCTTGGCGTCTCTGCTGCCTTGCAGGGCAGTCATTAGGGAAGAGGAGCCACAATTTCCAGAATGCTTAGTTCTGATTCCTCCTTTTAGTGTGCTTGGGCTGATGAGCCCAGGCAAGTTCTAGAGAGAGGAGGAGACCTCCTGCTCCATGCACTGTGTAGTCTCCTCAGTGTAATGGGAtgacttcttttattttcatgataACCCATGGGTTGGGGGAAGGGGTAAATGTCCCTTGCACTCAATCTGACTAACTCTCTGGCATGCTGCTCCCAATAGACAGTTCCTATGGAGCTTCCGGCTGCCCGGGGAAGCACAGAAGATTGACCGGATGATGGAGGCCTTTGCCAACTGGTACTGCAAGTGTAACCCAGGAGTATTCCAGTCCACAGGTAGTTATGGGGAGAAGAAGATCTTTAAAGCTGAGCTCCATTGTTTGCTAGAGAGAggatctttccttttccattcacAAAGTACAGACGGCATCACTTGGAAGTGTGAATATTTTCCCTTAAGCTGAAGAAGGCAGCCCAGTTCCTGTGAAGCTTTTCAATAGGCTGAGGGTCTTCAGTCCTCCTTTTGCTACCTGCTGCAGTCCATCCCCATGAGCAATAGACTTAagtgctcccagccccacatgACGTACGCCTCATCACAGCAAGGACAGCACTGACAGACACGGGTCTTTCCTGCTGGCAGAGCCATTATCAGACCAGATCTACCCAACTTGCCCCATTACCCTGAGTGGATCTCTAGCATAGGATATCAACTTTCCTCTAGCCCTGTCTGTCCCTCTTACTCCTAGCAGAGGGGATATCTCCCTTTTCTTCCTACAGTGGAGGGGATAGGACTgttccccagtgactggaaaccAAGCCACCTGATAGGGTGTGGGTTGATCTGCCCTGTAAGACAAGTGCCACCCATCCTGGTTTTCTTTCTCGTTGCCAGATACCTGTTATATACTCTCCTTCTCTATCATCATGCTTAACACCAGCCTGCACAACCCCAATGTGAAAGACAAACCTCACTTTGAAAGGTTTGTATCCATCAACAGAGGCATTGACAATGGAGGGGACCTGCCAGAAGAGCTCTTAAAGGTAAGAAGACCTTCCATTTTCCCATCAgtccctcttttctctctgtcttgggGTTCACTGAGAAGCAAGGTCCACAAGCCTTAGTGTAATACAGGCCTTCTGCTGTACAAGGGGAAGGGCtacctctacaactacctgaaaggaggttgtagagaggtgggtgttggcctcttctcctaagtgaataatgacaggaccagaggaaatggtctgaagtcgcggcaggggaggtttagattagatattaggaagaattactttactgaaagagtggtcaggcactggaacagcctgcccagggaggtggttgagtcaccatccctagaggtgtttaagaaacgtgtagatttggcacttcagggcgtgctctagtggcagagattgtaggtgattttttgtgtgtgtatggttggactcgatgatctcaaaggtcctttccaaccatgaagattctatgattctatgaaagagggCAGTATGTACAAAAGCAAAGCTGGAAAACATGGAAACTGCTTTGGAGACAGGCTGCACACATGTTTGTTGGTGAGGACATGGAGCAAAAAGACGGGGCTGGAGACATTCAGGGAATAGCAGTATTAGTTAAATAAAGTTTGTGCTTTTAGTGTGTCCATGTGAGATACTGTAACTGTGTGAGAGAAGAAGATGTGAGCTGTGGGGTGTCTGTGTGTCATGTAGATATGAGATTGTGTGAATGGGACACCCACCTCTGTGGGAGGCAGCTGGGCACCTTACTCTTTTGGTCAGCTTTGAAAGTCCTAGCCCCCAAGGGGACTGACTGTttcttgtgtgtgtctgtgtgtgtgagacaATGTCACCGTGGCCCAGATGATTATGAATCCCTGTCTCAGCTGCCTCCAGTGTTCACATCAGTCAGGACAGCAGTGCCTGACCTCTCTTGCACCAGGACGTATCTTTGAATGAGTAGAACCAACAAGCCACAAGTGAATGTCAGGGGCTTTTCCAGCACCTCTCACAGCATCTGCACAGCTCTCAGCAGGTCCATGGCGTCTCTGATCCCAGAGGCTGAAGATGCAGAGTGGGGCAGATTGAGACAGGGGATGCATCCATTTGCAAAGCTGGAGCTAGCATTTTCCCAAAGGCTTAGCAGGCATGGGACCCACCCTATGAGGCAAGGTAGAGGTGGGCAGCCTACCAACATGTGTCTAGCTTCACCCAGCCAACCTGAGGGAAATAACTTGTGCCTTATGTCAAAGAGGCTGCCTGCATCCCATGCTTGCCTTTGCTGAGCAGCATCCCCTTGGGGTAAAGGCTTTAGATATTTCTCCAGAGTGTCATTTCTTTCAGGCAGTTTGAGAGAAGTTGTGGGAGCCTGtagtttaattctttttcttggCGTTGGGCTTGTGTAATAAGCGATGGCAAATCCAATGATGTGAGCAACATTTCTGTATCCCTTGAAAGCAGCCTCCCTGTCACTCTGCTGTTATGAATGTCacactgtgtcccccccagtgcaAAAGCCTTGGTTCTATGGAATGTGCCTCCTTGTGGTCATGTAGATGTGCGTGTTAGTCTCTGCATACAAGTTCTCAGCAAAGTGTTTGGCACCACCAACCCAGGGCCTAAATAGGACTGCAGTCTCTGCTGTGCCATGTCCTTCCCCCAGTGCCTTAGTATTACCCACTGTGGCACTTGTGACATGCTGGGTTTGGTCACTGCGGTCTCTCTTGATATGGGTACATGCTTTTGTGTCTGTGGCTTTCCAAATTGTGTCTCTTTTTTGACACAGGATGCAGAAAAGAGCTGGTGATCACCCATGAGATCCTGTGAGGTGTAGGCTGAGGGTTGTTGTACCCCGCCAGCGCTCAGTGCACGCTCTCTGCTCCATTCACCCACCTGCCCCTGTGGAAACAAAGTGAGGAGCCAGGTGGCCCTAGGAGGGTTGTGTACAAGCTTTGTGAGAaatctgtctttctttctctctctttccctcacCAATGCTCTGGGGCAGAACCTGTTTGAGAGCATCAAGAACGAGCCATTCTCCATACCAGAGGATGATGGGAACGATCTCACACATACTTTCTTCAACCCTAACCGTGAAGGCTGGCTCCTGAAACTAGGTAAGGGGGAGGATTCTCCTGGCTCCTCTCAATTGCGTGCCCGCCTGCCTCCCACCACAAATATACCCCCAAGAACCCACCAGTATCTCCActgtccttccctcccttcctctgcgACGGGGTGAGGCTGACACCTGCTGTTGAAACCAGCCGcctgctctctcctcccagcccactCCTGCAGGCTCTGACTGCTCAAAAAGGGACTCAAAAAGAGATCCCtcacccctccccattcccagcccCATCGGAGTAAAATTGTCTCCCTCTGTGTGCGTGCCCACCACACGGCATCACATCAGCGGTGAGCACCACGGATGCCTCCTTGGGGCTGTTCTACGGGGAGAGCTAGGAGTGTATGTCTGTGCGGGCATCTCTGGAGCTTGAGGGGGGCGGGAAGGATGGCAGAGTGTGTGACTAATGGCTTTTGAACCTCACTGCCTTTAGGCGGACGTGTGAAAACCTGGAAACGCCGGTGGTTCATTCTGACCGATAACTGCCTCTACTACTTTGAATATACCACGGTAAAGGCTTAAATCCTGGTTGGGaaactgtgtcctgggtggttaCGAGCCTCTGAGgggccagggaggaggagagggtagGGGGTAACTCTTTCTTTCAACGCTATGCTCCCAGACTGAACTCAGacctcccttccctcctgtgCTCTTTCCTCACCTCTGGTCTTGCGGAGGAGAGAGGCTGGACACTGCAGCTATTGCTGGGATCTCCTGTTAACTAAGCTCCCCGTTGTGTAAATGGAGATGGTGTCCCCAGGAATACACtgcccctgtcacccccctgcaAAGGCACACGTCTGAGAAATCAGGGAGGCTGTAAGCAGTGGCATAGGTGCGGGGAGCATATTGGGTGTTAATTCATGTTTCCTTGCCTTCAGGACAAAGAGCCTCTGGGCATTATACCCCTGGAGAACCTATCAGTCCGGAAAGTGGACGATCCCAAAAAGCCAGTAAGTCTCCATTGCTTGGCACTCTGCCAACGCAGGCTCTCAGGTAATTAGAGGGAAGAGAGGATGCAGACGCCCTATTCTTACCTTGCTTCTCAGGGGGAAGGTGCCATCCCAAACTGCCTTGTCCCCCCATATAAACACGATGGTATCTAAATAGGATTGTATTTTACTAGGGAAGATCTGGTGTGAATGGCTACCTATCCTTTGGCTGGCTgcattgtgtgtgtatgtatgtgtattccagcactggaacaggctgcccagagagatggtggagtctccaactctgcagacattcaaaaccctcctggacgcgttcctgtgcaacctgctctaggtgaccctgctctggcagggggttggactagatgatctccagaggtcccttccaaccctatgattctgtgattctatgattctatgattctaggtgtgtgtgtatgtagggGCACAGAGATGAGTGCATACAGCTGACGCCCTCCTCATTTGGCACCAGGAGA
Encoded here:
- the CYTH4 gene encoding cytohesin-4 — encoded protein: MDFCPAGSTDLSEAEEAEIETIRQHRQELLEDIKKLKEEIAQVFAEIECFQNAEERQEADSNPGEQTSKLSQRDKLLSLGRKKFNMDPAKGIQYLIEHQVLSSDLQEIAKFLHKGEGLNKTAIGDYLGGRDPTNIQILQAFVACHQFANLNLVQALRQFLWSFRLPGEAQKIDRMMEAFANWYCKCNPGVFQSTDTCYILSFSIIMLNTSLHNPNVKDKPHFERFVSINRGIDNGGDLPEELLKNLFESIKNEPFSIPEDDGNDLTHTFFNPNREGWLLKLGGRVKTWKRRWFILTDNCLYYFEYTTDKEPLGIIPLENLSVRKVDDPKKPNCFELFNPNCKGQKIKACKTDGDGKVVEGKHQSYKISAATPAERDEWIEAIRTSITQDPFYDLVSARKKKIASKN